The Gemmatimonadota bacterium nucleotide sequence CCAGCGACTGCTTCGCCGTCAACATACTGACCGAAGAGCAGGAAGCGCTTTCCGTGCGATTTGCCAAACACGGACCGAAGGACTTCTCAGACATCGCTTACCGGACAGAAGCCACGGGTTCGCCCGTTTTGGAACAGTCGCTGGCATACGTCGACTGCCGTGTCACCGAAATACTGTCGGGCGGGGATCACGACATCTTCATCGGCGAGATCGTGGCGGGAGGCACCCGGGCAGGGCGCCCGCTGGTCTTCTACGGAGGGCAGTACGGCAGCCTGGCCGGCTGAATCGCCATGACCGGCCGCCGAGCCAGCGGTCCGCCCGCCGGTTTGCCCGCCCGCGTAATCCGGAGCGTTCATGCAATACGGTTTCATCATAGACAACAGGAAGTGTATCGGATGCCACGCCTGCACGGTGGCGTGCAAGGCCGAGCACGAGGTGCCCCTCGGCGTCAACCGGACCTGGGTGAAGTACATCGAGAAAGGAACGTATCCGAACACGGCCAGGCATTTCTCCGTCATGCGGTGCAACCACTGCGAAGACGCCCCCTGCGTGGAGATCTGCCCGGTGACGGCGCTGTACACCCGGAAAGACGGCATCGTCGATTTCGATCCCAGGCGCTGTATCGGATGCAAGGGCTGCATGCAGGCCTGTCCCTACGACGCCCTGTACATCGATCCGGACACCCATACGGCGGCCAAGTGCAACTACTGCGCCCACCGGGTGGATATCGGTCTCGAGCCCGCCTGCGTGAACGTCTGCCCGGAACACGCCATCATCTCCGGCGACATGGACGATGGTTCGACGGAGATCGCCCAGTTGCTCGCGAAGGAACAGGTGACGGTCCGCAAGGTCGAAAAGGATACGAAGCCCCGCCTGTACTATATCGATGGCGACGAGGCCTCTTTGACACCCGGAGAAACCGCGACGTCCGACAACTACATGTGGAGTTCGCAGTCGGACGGCGTCGGGCATTTCGCCCGTTACGTGGAGGAACGGACCGCCAAGGCGGACCCGGAGGAGATGGTACGGCAACTTGGCGGTGAAGGACAGGACGGACAAGCTGGCGGCAGTGTGCAAGGTGGCGCCGGAGGACAGCGTGACATCGGTGGCCCGGCGGGAGCGGAATCCGGAAGCGAACGTGGGAATGGGAAAGACGCCGCGGCGCGCCGGGTCTACGACGCCCCGGACAAGGGCGTGTTGTGGGGCAACGACGTGGCGGCCTACGTGTGGACCAAGGCCATATCGGCGGGGGCTTTCCTCCTTCCCTTCGCGGCGTCGGTCTTCGGATATTCCGTCGATCCGATTCTCGCCTGGGCCGGCTGCACCGTGGCCCTGACGTTTCTCCTTGCCACGACGATTCTGCTGGTCGGCGACCTGACCCAGCCCAAACGCTTTCTCTACGTGCTGCTGCGTCCCCAGTGGAAATCCTGGCTCGTGCTCGGCGGCTACGCGCTGACCCTCTACGGGCTGGCGCTCACGCTGTGGGCCACGGCCATGTGGACGGGCCGGACCGGGGCGGCCGACGTCATCGGCTGGATCACGGCCGCGCTGGCGGTCGTCACGGCGGTGTACACGGCCTTTCTCTTCGCCCAGGCCAAGGGACGGGATTTCTGGCAGAGTCCGACGCTGGTCCTGCACATGCTGCTCCACGCGGTGCTGGCCGGCGCGGCGGTATTCGCTGTTGTTTTCCTGTTCAGTGCGCCCGGTGAGAACTGGCTCGCTTTCGTCCGCAATACCCTGATCGCCGCCATCATCCTGAACCTGCTGGTCATCGCGTCCGAGATGCTGACGCCCCATCCGACGGCCGACGCCCGAAAAGCCGTACAGGCCATCGTTCGCGGCCGGTACCGGGGGTATTTCTGGGTACTCGGCATCGCCATAGGCAACCTGGCGCCCGTCGTCATGGCCTGGATCGGCGGTGAAGCGTTGCTCGCCGCGGCGGGAGCGGGCGTACTGATCGGCCTCTACGCGACGGAGTACGTCTGGGTCAGGGCGCCGCAGGACATCCCATTGAGCTGAAAGGCACGGCCAACGACCATAACCAGGCACATCCGCCGAAACTGAAGCAGCGAAACCGGCGGCGTCATCCGGCGCAACACCTACGATCGAGACTGGAAAAGACAACATGTCCACTCGCCATAAACCGGGACTGATCGAATCGCTTGCCGAGAAGATCGGCCTGATTCCCAATTTGCACGAAGAGGACGGACCGGATCTCCCGAGTCTGACCGAAGGCGGCGCGCTCACGGACTATCCACCGCCGGACCAGTGGGACGGCTGGGTGGAGTACGAGGCCCAGGACTGGCCGCGGCAGCAACCCAAACGCTACATGGTGGTGCCCACGGCCTGCTTCAATTGCGAAGCCGGATGCGGCATGCTGAGCTACGTAGACAAGGAGACGCTGGAGGTCCGCAAGTTCGAGGGCAATCCCTACCACCCGGCCAGCCGGGGACGGAACTGCGCCAAGGGTCCGGCGACCATCAACCAGATCCGCGACACCGACCGCATCCTCTATCCCGTGCGCCGTGCGGGCGCCCGGGGCAGTGGCGAGTGGGAACGGGTGTCCTGGGACGATGCGCTGGACGACATCGCCGCCCGGATACGGGACCGGCTGCAGCAGGGCGCCAATAACGAGATAGCCTATCACGTAGGCCGGCCCGGGGCCGAAGGCTACATTGACCGCGTGCTCAAGGCCTGGGGCGTGGACGGGCACAACAGCCACACCAACATCTGCTCGTCGGGCGCGAGGTTCGGCTACGCCCTCTGGCATTTCTTCGACCGGCCGTCGCCGGACCACGCCAACGCGCGGTTCATCCTCCTCATCAGCGCCCACCTGGAATCGGGGCACTACTTCAATCCCCACGCCCAGCGCATCATCGAAGGCATGATGAAAGGCGCGAAGCTCGCGGTCATGGATCCGCGGCTGTCCAATACGGCCAGCATGGCCGACCACTGGATGCCCACCTATCCGGGCAGCGAGGCCGCGGTGCTGCTGGCCATGGCCAACATCATCCTGCAGGACGGCCTCTACGACGGCGAGTTCATGAAGACGTGGGTGAACTGGCAGACCTACCTGGAGAAGGAACACCCGGACGCGCCGCGCACCTTCGAGCGGTTCATTGAAGCGCTCAAGGCGGTCTACAGCGAATACACGCCCGAATTCGCCGAAAAGGAAAGCGGTGTGCCGGCCGCCCAGGTCGTCGAGATCGCCCGGGAAATCGGCCGGGCGGGTTCGCGGTTCGCCACCCACAACTGGCGCAGCGCGGGAAGCGGCAACGCCGGCGGCTGGGCCGTGGCCCGATGCCTCCACTTCCTGAACGTGCTTACGGGCAGCGTCGGCACGGAGGGCGGGACTTCGCCGAGCGGGTGGAACAAGTTCAAGCCCAACGTCTTCGACCATCCCCCGGACCAGAAGTTCTGGAACGAACTCCATTTCCCGAAGGAATACCCCCTCTCCCATTACGAGATGAGCTTTCTCCTGCCCCATTTCCTGAAAGAGGGGCGCGGAAAGCTGGCCGTCTACTTCACCCGGGTTTTCAATCCCGTATGGACGTACCCCGACGGGTTCACCTGGGTCGAGGCGCTGCGCGACGAGCAGAAGGTGGGACTGCACGCGGCCCTGACCCCCACGTGGAACGAGACGGCCTATTTCGCCGACTACGTGCTGCCCATGGGCCACGCCAGCGAGCGGCACGACATCATCAGCTACGAGACCCACTCGGGCACCTGGATCGGTTTCCGCCAGCCCGTCCTGCGCGAGGCGCGGCGGCGCATGGGCGACCCGGTGAACTTCACCTACGAGGCCAACCCGGGCGAGGTATGGGAGGAGGACGAGTTCTGGATCGAGCTGTCCTGGCGCATCGATCCCGACGGCAGCCTGGGGATCAGGGATCATTTCATATCGCCGTACCGGCCGGGCGAGAAGATCACCGTCGACGAATACTAC carries:
- a CDS encoding flavin reductase family protein is translated as MAFDQMEQRRIMGHFATGVTVVTTWHENQPQGMTANAVASLSLEPPLILVSVDVKAQMNACLKASDCFAVNILTEEQEALSVRFAKHGPKDFSDIAYRTEATGSPVLEQSLAYVDCRVTEILSGGDHDIFIGEIVAGGTRAGRPLVFYGGQYGSLAG
- the nrfD gene encoding polysulfide reductase NrfD, encoding MQYGFIIDNRKCIGCHACTVACKAEHEVPLGVNRTWVKYIEKGTYPNTARHFSVMRCNHCEDAPCVEICPVTALYTRKDGIVDFDPRRCIGCKGCMQACPYDALYIDPDTHTAAKCNYCAHRVDIGLEPACVNVCPEHAIISGDMDDGSTEIAQLLAKEQVTVRKVEKDTKPRLYYIDGDEASLTPGETATSDNYMWSSQSDGVGHFARYVEERTAKADPEEMVRQLGGEGQDGQAGGSVQGGAGGQRDIGGPAGAESGSERGNGKDAAARRVYDAPDKGVLWGNDVAAYVWTKAISAGAFLLPFAASVFGYSVDPILAWAGCTVALTFLLATTILLVGDLTQPKRFLYVLLRPQWKSWLVLGGYALTLYGLALTLWATAMWTGRTGAADVIGWITAALAVVTAVYTAFLFAQAKGRDFWQSPTLVLHMLLHAVLAGAAVFAVVFLFSAPGENWLAFVRNTLIAAIILNLLVIASEMLTPHPTADARKAVQAIVRGRYRGYFWVLGIAIGNLAPVVMAWIGGEALLAAAGAGVLIGLYATEYVWVRAPQDIPLS
- a CDS encoding molybdopterin-dependent oxidoreductase; this encodes MSTRHKPGLIESLAEKIGLIPNLHEEDGPDLPSLTEGGALTDYPPPDQWDGWVEYEAQDWPRQQPKRYMVVPTACFNCEAGCGMLSYVDKETLEVRKFEGNPYHPASRGRNCAKGPATINQIRDTDRILYPVRRAGARGSGEWERVSWDDALDDIAARIRDRLQQGANNEIAYHVGRPGAEGYIDRVLKAWGVDGHNSHTNICSSGARFGYALWHFFDRPSPDHANARFILLISAHLESGHYFNPHAQRIIEGMMKGAKLAVMDPRLSNTASMADHWMPTYPGSEAAVLLAMANIILQDGLYDGEFMKTWVNWQTYLEKEHPDAPRTFERFIEALKAVYSEYTPEFAEKESGVPAAQVVEIAREIGRAGSRFATHNWRSAGSGNAGGWAVARCLHFLNVLTGSVGTEGGTSPSGWNKFKPNVFDHPPDQKFWNELHFPKEYPLSHYEMSFLLPHFLKEGRGKLAVYFTRVFNPVWTYPDGFTWVEALRDEQKVGLHAALTPTWNETAYFADYVLPMGHASERHDIISYETHSGTWIGFRQPVLREARRRMGDPVNFTYEANPGEVWEEDEFWIELSWRIDPDGSLGIRDHFISPYRPGEKITVDEYYQYIFDHVDGLPEAAAEEGLSTLDYMRKYGAFEVEKTAYAKHLKKLDEGAVAGSEVDPETNTLVADGKAVGVMVDGTPRAGFPTPSLKQEFYSQTMVDWGWPEYAIPTYIKSHVHPDELDREQGEFPLVPTFRLPTLIHSRSGNAKWLNEISNRNPVWMHRQDADRMGIGTGDLVRVTTEIGHFVDRVWVTEAMKPGVVACSHHLGRWRRKQDADGNRWSVNLVDIQEESGGKWRMKVMDGIRPYESADRDSSRIFWRDGGVHQNITFPVHPDPVSGMHCWHQKVRVEKAREEDAYGDVMVDTEKSFEVYREWLDQTRPAPGPGGLRRPLWLNRPLRPAEETYYLKD